A genomic window from Luteolibacter sp. LG18 includes:
- a CDS encoding circularly permuted type 2 ATP-grasp protein: MFEGYAPEKFYDEMFSATGTVRDHCGPLYERFNGLSERDFLSRKATCELYFLRQGITFNVYHDNRGTERIFPFDPVPRVIPADEWEHLEAGLTQRLLALNLFLHDIYHDQNILRDGVIPRHYIENAKHYRPEFRGVNVPGDIYIHICGSDLIRGGDGVYYVLEDNGRCPSGASYLLENRNALKRAFPGLFDSLGVRSVSSYPRDLLDMLHHIAPRRTDDPVCVLLTPGCHNSAYFEHCYLAREMGIEIVEGRDLVVIDNVVYMRTTHGLVRVDTIYRRIDDDFLDPTVFRKDSVLGVPGLMNAYRAGNVSLANAIGTGVADDKVIYYFVPKIIEYYLGQEPILPNVPTYLASEEEDLKYILDHLPELVVKAANESGGYGMLMGPQATKEEIAAFRERIIADPRNYIAQPVVSLSRSPTWCEGAMEGRHLDLRPYIIYGRDIKIVPGGLTRVALTKGSLVVNSSQGGGSKDTWVLRH; encoded by the coding sequence ATGTTTGAGGGCTACGCTCCGGAAAAATTCTACGACGAAATGTTCTCCGCCACCGGCACCGTCCGGGACCACTGCGGACCGCTCTACGAGCGATTCAACGGCCTATCCGAACGTGACTTTTTGTCCCGCAAGGCGACCTGTGAACTCTACTTCTTGCGGCAGGGCATCACCTTCAATGTCTATCATGACAACCGCGGGACCGAGCGGATCTTCCCGTTCGACCCCGTGCCGCGGGTGATCCCGGCCGACGAGTGGGAGCACCTGGAGGCGGGCCTGACCCAGCGGCTGCTGGCGCTGAACCTCTTCCTCCACGACATCTATCACGACCAGAATATCCTCCGGGACGGCGTGATTCCCCGCCACTACATCGAGAACGCGAAGCACTACCGCCCGGAATTCCGCGGCGTGAACGTGCCCGGGGACATCTACATCCACATCTGCGGCAGCGACCTGATCCGCGGTGGCGACGGGGTCTATTACGTCCTCGAGGACAACGGCCGCTGCCCGTCGGGGGCCTCCTACCTGTTGGAGAACCGCAATGCCCTGAAGCGGGCGTTCCCCGGGCTCTTCGATAGCCTCGGCGTCCGCTCGGTGAGTTCCTATCCGCGCGACCTGCTGGACATGCTCCACCACATCGCGCCGCGCCGCACCGATGACCCGGTCTGCGTGCTGCTCACCCCCGGCTGCCACAACAGCGCCTACTTCGAACACTGCTACCTGGCCCGCGAGATGGGCATCGAGATCGTGGAAGGCCGCGACCTGGTGGTGATCGACAACGTGGTCTACATGCGGACCACCCACGGTCTGGTCCGGGTGGACACGATCTACCGCCGCATCGACGACGATTTCCTCGACCCCACCGTGTTCCGGAAGGACTCCGTGCTCGGCGTGCCGGGCCTGATGAACGCCTACCGGGCGGGCAACGTCTCGCTCGCCAACGCGATCGGCACCGGGGTGGCGGATGACAAGGTGATCTACTACTTTGTCCCGAAGATCATCGAATACTATCTCGGCCAGGAGCCGATCCTCCCGAACGTGCCGACCTATCTGGCATCCGAGGAGGAGGATCTGAAATACATCCTCGACCACCTCCCGGAGCTGGTGGTGAAGGCGGCGAACGAGTCCGGCGGCTACGGCATGCTGATGGGACCGCAGGCCACCAAGGAGGAAATCGCGGCCTTCCGCGAGCGGATCATCGCCGATCCGCGCAACTACATCGCCCAGCCGGTGGTTTCCCTGTCCCGCAGCCCCACGTGGTGCGAGGGCGCGATGGAAGGGCGCCACCTGGACCTGCGCCCGTACATCATCTACGGTCGCGACATCAAGATCGTCCCCGGCGGGCTGACCCGTGTGGCCTTGACCAAGGGCTCGCTGGTCGTCAATTCCTCGCAAGGCGGAGGCAGCAAAGACACCTGGGTACTCCGTCACTGA